The following is a genomic window from Anopheles aquasalis chromosome 3, idAnoAquaMG_Q_19, whole genome shotgun sequence.
TGATGGAAGTGGAGCCGCAGACGGGAAAGCGGCGCAACTCCCTGAGCACAGCAACGGTgaagacgacggtgacgacgacgacgacggccgccGTTGACGAACAACAGATCGACAAATCAACTGAGCTGCACAAAACGATCAAAGAACccgcgaacagcagcagacaacaACGGTATAATTGGAATGTGAAGCAGGCGAGAAATAACGAAGCAAGCTACGAGGAACTTTTGAGCAGTAGTTGCGTCGCCAAAGCTCCGGAGAGTGATGCGAAGCAACGTACATCTGTGAAGAGGCCAACAGTGAAGGAACAGTCCGAAGGCCTCGCGGAGCTAATCGATCACGACGCCGCTGGTGAGATCCTTAGCGTTCCTCCGGGGGAGAGTACGTTGGAGGATCAAGAAAACTCCAGCTTGATCAAGCGTGCCATCGCGTCGGTAATTGCATCATTCGACGCTGgcagtgatgatgaagaagatgaaagtgATTCTTTGGTTGCTAGCGAGCACAACAATACTTCGCCGCCGGTGGTTAAGGTGAAAAAGACACGTAAAGAGTGTTCCGCAGCGAGTGTTCAAGAGTGTGGTACCAGTAGGGGGACACCTGTGGTTAGTAAAGAGGCTGGACGTGAAGGAAAACCCGCGGAAAGTGAGTGCATAGTGGAACAATTTATCGATTTTGTGGTTGAAGAAAAGGACGAGCAGTGCAGTGTGAACGAGGGAAGAGGTAGAAGAGCTAGGCAGATTGTTACTGGCGTGGCAGTACATACCCCACGACGTAGCAGTCGAACGTCTGGCGCCGCCATCGAGGAGCCCGTGCTGTCGGGAACGGAAGAAGCACAACGATCGCTAGGCTCCTTAACAACAGAACAAGCGCAGGAGAGCGGTGGAATGTTTGGGCGACGATCagcaattcatcatcatccgcataaTCAACTGAATCATCATAAACATCAGAAGCACAAATCGACGCTCAGTGCATTGCTACtcaagcagcaacaagaacGCCAGCGGCAGCTGTTGGAGGAGGTACAGCAGCGGCGGGACACCGCTAGGGTAGAATCCAACTGTGAAGCGCAACCCAACCTAAGTTCCGATCAAAATTCCTATCACGATCCCGTTGATCATGCTGCCGGAATGAAAGTTATTAGTGATTATCACCACGAGCAGCAATCAGCAGAGCTGGAGAAATTTTCTTCCGAAGTCAGCGGAGTAGGCCTTgagcagaaacaaaaaccctcCGTCGGTCGTCGTAAAAGGGGACGAGGGGCAGGAACGgtggccatcggccatcggcggcagcatcagcagcagcagctagaggCACCGGAGTGCCAAAACAAGAcgctggcagcagcgatggGACTGAAAGCGTCAACGACTGCCATGaacaagcatcatcatcatcatcatcatctgccgaCCGTTGACGGAGGaagtgatgttgttgttggtggtttagGAGCTAAGACACGCCTCGCTGAAGCGGCACTGCTTGAGTGTGAAGGGCTGGAtccaaaaaacacgaaacggaTCAGCCTAGGTTTGCGCCAAAACCCGAAACGGGCGAACCTGAACGACGACTTTACCAGTCTGTTGGATGAGACGCTCGAACGTTCGAGACTGatatcgtcctcgtccacTTCCTCAGCCGCGACGACTACTTCCGCAGTACCGAGCGCGGCCACGTCGACTGTGGTGGCACGAAAAGCACAAGCCCGGATACGACCGTTACAGCACAAGACAAAGGATAAAGATAAACCGGGTAAAAGGAAAGAGCGACCGGACATCGATACTAACGATTCTGCCGCCCATACTCTTGAGCAACAATCCATCGGCGGTATCGCTGGTATGAAGCGGGGTTCTACGAAAAAGGTTGGCTCGGCCGCCCTGGAGGACATTAAAGTACGTGGTATACGATGGCGAGCACCGAGCCCGGCTTCGAGACCACCGGTCAAGTCACCGCTTTTGTATAAAGTAATTGAACCTTCCATGCCACCGGCCACTGCTGGAAATGATGACGAGACTACAGGTACAGCGATGGCTCGGGCAGCTGGTCAGGGCGAGCATGATGCGTCcaagagcgaacgaaagacAGGCGCCCAATCCAGTCAGCGATCTAGAAAGCCGAAATcggatcaacagcagcagtcttCACCAACAAAGAACGGGTTGATTGTGAAGATCCGTCGGGTTCGGCAGTCGGAGCTTAGTCTACTTAACGATGAGGCGGAAAATTTCATGTTTCCCAAGAAGGACGAGAGTAGCTCGGACTCGGATACGGATGATGGGCGCCAAACGTCATCGGAGGGTTGTCGGGTGCCCGGAGCGGAAGCTGGTGTTGACCCGACAAGAAACAATTTCTCTCTCGATATTCCGAGCAGTAGCGAGCTGGAGCGAACATCGAAATGTGTcgaggatgaagatgaagaggatGATCATGATTCCGAAATGGAACATGATGAGGAGAATGATGGACGAACAACCGGAGCTGCTCAGCGCCGGGATCTTGCTGCTAAGGGGTGTAGGAAGCGTCGAAAACCGAGTTCTTCCAACAAACTGCAAGCAGGTGCAAGCAACCGTGGTGAATCCGTTGAAAGTGAACCATCATCCTGTGCATCCTCTTCCTCAGGCTCGTCGTTTGTGATCGAACCGATTGTCAAGCGGGCCCGGTTCGATTCACAGTTGATGACAACGGCAGCCGACCGGTTAGGCAGCGGAGGTGTCAAGTCTGGGCGCCGGAAAGCATCCTTTGGagctgttggtgtgtttgatgatggttctGATCCTCCGGGAAGCAGGACGCGATTTCCAACGGCCCCCATCCAGCCAACCCCAGTAGCAGTCGATGAACGAATGACGTCGACGACGGCAACTGGTGGCAAGCAGAGTtacgacaatgatgatgataatggtgatgatgaggtaGAAAATGATAACAATGCCAAGAAACGAGTGCCATCGTCCGGCCGAGGCCGGGGGAAGAAAGGTCGGTTGCGGCAGGTGAAGCATATGGATAAGGAGCATCCTAAAAGTATTGACACGCCGGAGAATGATGAAATCACCGGTGGTGTGCTACCACTGCGTGAGGATTCTGTGTCGAGTCCAAGTCAATTGAGCACCTGCACCTGCTACAACACCGGCAATGGGTCCAGCAATGGGGCTGTGCGTAATCGTGGCCGCGGATCCGGACGGGGTGGTAGTCGCCGTGGGAGACGTGGTCGTGGAGGAGCCGCTTCTGTGGCTGCTCGCTCATGGGCAGCTCGTGGACGCGGCAGTCGTATGCCCCTGTGCGGGTGTCGTTTGCAATTGCTCGATGCAACGCgtatgccaccaccagcttcgCCAGCATCGCCAGGCCGCCATGACACGTTAGAGTCTAGGAGTGACGGCATCATCGGAACGGGTGTGGTGTTGGGTACCAGAAGATCCGGCGCgtcgaaaacgaaaactaCACCCCCGGCGTTGAAAAGTCGGCGAGGAGCCTCGGCCAAAGCAGGACCGGATGAGGTGGACCATCACCAGTCGCAtgaatcatcattatcgtcaaCGGAAGCCATCAGCGGCAGCTACAACATTgccagcaatagcagcagcaacaagggcAAGGAGGATGGGATGGGGGCAGTATTCAAGTGGATAAACTTTCGCAAACGCTGCGAAGAGATCGAACCGTATCGGTTCGCCTTCGAGCGGGTACCATCGCTCGAACCATGGTACGAAACGTTCCAGCGGCAGGATGATGCGACGGAGCAAGTTTACGAGTACTTCGGCAGTACAGGTGAGTGTTCACTCAGCAGAGCCGCACATGATTAGTATGTAATGCATTATTTTGTTTCCACTTCCAGCTTACCGGAAACTGCCGTACGAAATGGGACCGCTACCGGCGCTGAGCCAAAACTGTTGTATACTAAACTATAAGGTAGTGGCGTGTCGCAAGTCAAACCGGACCGCGTCGCAACAAtcgttttcaccttcctcggtGGAACCATCTTCGCCATCGAGTAAATATCGAGCGGCACCATCCTCGGAGGGGCCGGGTGGTGATTTGGATACTAAAAAGTctccttcatcatcgtcccTTTCATCGTTGCCACTCAAGAAACGGAAACTGCTGCTCGCAGAGGGTGCAGCGAATAGTAGTTGTTCAAGCACTAGCACCGGTAGTGGCGGTACTGGTACTGGCTCGGGCGGAGCTGGAGATGGAAGCGGGAGCTCAGGAAATCGAATAGCGCGGCTCATCGCTGGCAGTGACCGTCCGAGGAAGTCTCCACGGGAGCACGCTTCAACGTTGGCCATACTTAGTTTGctgtcacagcagcagcaccgcaaacGAGCAGCTGCCATCAAGATACTGACCAGTCCGAAGAAGGCAACGACTACGACCGCACAATCACTGCTGGCAAGCCAagaaaagcatcatcatcatcatcaagacaCTGACAGTAACAGTGGACATGgagacgagcagcagcgaccgtCCTCGGCCACCGATCGGAGTGGTGTTAGTGGTGCTGGCGGCTCTTCCATCAAATTTGAACGTCCCCTCTTCCCAGACAGCAGCTACATCAACAGTCGCAACCTGTGCAAGGAGTTGGACGCGTTTTTGTCCGAAGAGCTGGAGCAAGTGTACGGGGACTCCACCTCCGTCAAGCCAGCGCTCGATGAAAAGCAAGAAGAACGACAAGCAGAAGCAAAGGACGGCACACCGGAGGAACCAACGACGAAACAGCGACTAGAGCTGAAGAAGAGTGATGAACCCTCTCTACAGTTACCGCTCTCACCATCGGTACTCCGCGAAGGGGTAGCGATCGAACGGCAGCAACTGCCTGTGAGCAAGCGTGATTTGCTGGATGTGTTGCAAACGGTGCGCAGGGAACCACCGCTTAGTCTGAAGCTAGTGCAGCGTTGCGAAACTGTCGTGAAAAAGATTGTTCAATTCGACCGGAAACCTCGATCAATGCTAGCCTCGAACGGTGGCTATGGTGGCGCCGTTATCGGTTTGCAGTTATTCGATGGTACGAATGCTTCCGCACTCGGTGGCAGCGGTTCCGGTttaggtggtggtgttggtcacAGTATGGCCGGGTGTGCCGGTGGATCTTTTTTGAAAAAGCGCATCAATCGGACCGGTTGGCCAACGAACAAACGCAAAATCGGAACACGGACGCGACAGCAATCTCGTTTCCTGCGACCCATGATGCTCTCTGCTTCATCGGCCGAGTCTAAGCCTTTGGAGGATGTCGGCGAAGaatcggtgccggtgattaagaaagaaaaagatgacgaagaggatgaggaggaagaagatgaagacgaggaagaggaccATTCTGAAGTGCGACATGGTGAAGCTGTAGAGCCGGAAGTGGATGAACGTGAACATGATGATaatgacgaagaagaggatgatgaggaagaggataGTGGCCCAGAGGAgaacgaagaggaggaggacgatggcgaAACGGTTATCGAGATGGCCCAAAGGCGGCGAGGACGACCGACAACGGTATCTTCCAAAAAGGCAGGTCAAAGTAGTATTAACTGCAGTGGCAAGGGCAGCGAGAGCAGCAACCAAGTACTTGCAAGCCATGGGAAATCAGAGCgtagaaaccaccaccaaaccaacaacccTGAAAGAGTAACAGAACCGGTAGAGCGTCAGAAACAACAGCTTCAGCGTCGACGGAGCAGGAAAAGCAGTGGCTCCTCAACTGCAACCACAGTGGCAGTTGGTAGCAGCGATTGTGTTGCCATTGAACGAAAAACAGTCAACTCTATACCCGCCCAAGATGTTACAGAACAGCGAAGACCACCGACAAGCTCCTCCTTCTACGATACGATGCCAACGCTGCGGGCTGCATTGATGCGTGACAACAGTCAACAGATACAGCGGCAACTTAGTCGTTCGCTTGGCACAAcgcaatcatcaccatccaacACCCTGTCTTCTCTTCCAGTCTCTTCACCGCTTTCATTAacacttcctcctccatcgcCAAAGATCTCTCCGACAGTTGGCCAACAAACGTTAATGAATTCCCCTCCGAAACCAACTGACCCATCGATGCAGCAGCTTCTCTCACCGGGAAGTCGAGTGACGGCGTCGGGTGTGGTAGGTACCGCCTGTTCCAAGTACGTTACCAAAACGACCACTACGATGACCCGAGTCGATT
Proteins encoded in this region:
- the LOC126579250 gene encoding uncharacterized protein LOC126579250 is translated as MVSPSKAKLSRIASQQSQQQQQQPEPEPQREPPQRKSVASTSSATSKSKVKLVKGSKPLIHHRFYLDIERHQVATKIESTIKELGGTVEFFLSKTITHFITDKQQPVDSTGGSVAVVAAQTGEWNEEHQSQATTTTTPGANAYHRIAVAASPSSSAPATRSSLTNVANRRSQQAGRRTSARNTYHTHHPTPRQYNRGQYVNDIGSATSRTSSPCPPPASTTPTPPPATSSTALAGHVRQQRQKHQLGATAIASSSAGGGNSPSTAATPLATATLGFDGRVKPTQPAAAALPRSRADAMLQRVRQQQQQQQNQQHQPHHQPSYHLLPSSPLKYNISSPSAVTALGNSSATPIKRTDTPSPSTFNNPSSHHKQQPASPCYSPVPAPGAAGGEGWWENVTRSVSTHPVQNSPIQLASSWGTPVWSPEHALKFLRKVLDSVRNENHPEHKHRHHHLQHHHHRSVTGTRASSSSRHAHHLHGRFLKVESISSATAYRPFYQEFKQWPDLLLVRRHTRDLGEGKKAPFADANELPKATALKVTEAAALPVSTEVASGARMTRKLTARTATMVASARSASVQEQKPSTPNTAKKRAVTLLQHACETAANESKKDKTAPAPPKDCGYCEICRIEYDSLALHVDSESHRTFVQNDENFQSLDQLIGSIGEFGGNTDDGGDGGRFDLLGGLLMDNERKVGAAGGNEASAAAAAAAGDGGGGLSLHRENNETDERLLQLMEVEPQTGKRRNSLSTATVKTTVTTTTTAAVDEQQIDKSTELHKTIKEPANSSRQQRYNWNVKQARNNEASYEELLSSSCVAKAPESDAKQRTSVKRPTVKEQSEGLAELIDHDAAGEILSVPPGESTLEDQENSSLIKRAIASVIASFDAGSDDEEDESDSLVASEHNNTSPPVVKVKKTRKECSAASVQECGTSRGTPVVSKEAGREGKPAESECIVEQFIDFVVEEKDEQCSVNEGRGRRARQIVTGVAVHTPRRSSRTSGAAIEEPVLSGTEEAQRSLGSLTTEQAQESGGMFGRRSAIHHHPHNQLNHHKHQKHKSTLSALLLKQQQERQRQLLEEVQQRRDTARVESNCEAQPNLSSDQNSYHDPVDHAAGMKVISDYHHEQQSAELEKFSSEVSGVGLEQKQKPSVGRRKRGRGAGTVAIGHRRQHQQQQLEAPECQNKTLAAAMGLKASTTAMNKHHHHHHHLPTVDGGSDVVVGGLGAKTRLAEAALLECEGLDPKNTKRISLGLRQNPKRANLNDDFTSLLDETLERSRLISSSSTSSAATTTSAVPSAATSTVVARKAQARIRPLQHKTKDKDKPGKRKERPDIDTNDSAAHTLEQQSIGGIAGMKRGSTKKVGSAALEDIKVRGIRWRAPSPASRPPVKSPLLYKVIEPSMPPATAGNDDETTGTAMARAAGQGEHDASKSERKTGAQSSQRSRKPKSDQQQQSSPTKNGLIVKIRRVRQSELSLLNDEAENFMFPKKDESSSDSDTDDGRQTSSEGCRVPGAEAGVDPTRNNFSLDIPSSSELERTSKCVEDEDEEDDHDSEMEHDEENDGRTTGAAQRRDLAAKGCRKRRKPSSSNKLQAGASNRGESVESEPSSCASSSSGSSFVIEPIVKRARFDSQLMTTAADRLGSGGVKSGRRKASFGAVGVFDDGSDPPGSRTRFPTAPIQPTPVAVDERMTSTTATGGKQSYDNDDDNGDDEVENDNNAKKRVPSSGRGRGKKGRLRQVKHMDKEHPKSIDTPENDEITGGVLPLREDSVSSPSQLSTCTCYNTGNGSSNGAVRNRGRGSGRGGSRRGRRGRGGAASVAARSWAARGRGSRMPLCGCRLQLLDATRMPPPASPASPGRHDTLESRSDGIIGTGVVLGTRRSGASKTKTTPPALKSRRGASAKAGPDEVDHHQSHESSLSSTEAISGSYNIASNSSSNKGKEDGMGAVFKWINFRKRCEEIEPYRFAFERVPSLEPWYETFQRQDDATEQVYEYFGSTAYRKLPYEMGPLPALSQNCCILNYKVVACRKSNRTASQQSFSPSSVEPSSPSSKYRAAPSSEGPGGDLDTKKSPSSSSLSSLPLKKRKLLLAEGAANSSCSSTSTGSGGTGTGSGGAGDGSGSSGNRIARLIAGSDRPRKSPREHASTLAILSLLSQQQHRKRAAAIKILTSPKKATTTTAQSLLASQEKHHHHHQDTDSNSGHGDEQQRPSSATDRSGVSGAGGSSIKFERPLFPDSSYINSRNLCKELDAFLSEELEQVYGDSTSVKPALDEKQEERQAEAKDGTPEEPTTKQRLELKKSDEPSLQLPLSPSVLREGVAIERQQLPVSKRDLLDVLQTVRREPPLSLKLVQRCETVVKKIVQFDRKPRSMLASNGGYGGAVIGLQLFDGTNASALGGSGSGLGGGVGHSMAGCAGGSFLKKRINRTGWPTNKRKIGTRTRQQSRFLRPMMLSASSAESKPLEDVGEESVPVIKKEKDDEEDEEEEDEDEEEDHSEVRHGEAVEPEVDEREHDDNDEEEDDEEEDSGPEENEEEEDDGETVIEMAQRRRGRPTTVSSKKAGQSSINCSGKGSESSNQVLASHGKSERRNHHQTNNPERVTEPVERQKQQLQRRRSRKSSGSSTATTVAVGSSDCVAIERKTVNSIPAQDVTEQRRPPTSSSFYDTMPTLRAALMRDNSQQIQRQLSRSLGTTQSSPSNTLSSLPVSSPLSLTLPPPSPKISPTVGQQTLMNSPPKPTDPSMQQLLSPGSRVTASGVVGTACSKYVTKTTTTMTRVDYTGGPVGGCASNTDSGPATNHASNSSKPKRKSRDILRNEEAVASQRFTVDDVGSSTSTMVRMNRYPAQRGSTTNNTIDDDDKECDSISSRSIFVSDDCDTTSSSTMVNAPPEDAPHPTVDRHSVTTGHITTGIRDNDTPTVGSWKDRDQSVTAEDEEDEHDEREQQQSRSVVVGLQRSPRTPSERIRNKLVAKNRRMSALFKRRLSTTATSSPARVVKLSPAKLNVLSNNTQATVPAKRRGTTKPIEPVSLPPPSMMPLSPPLTTSTSSSSSSCADDKPMSPAVAVTASNIPASTDNSGIFASQPSKVKTRSATKGRPPVRRTYSGVSGSGRGRTKNASMLMMDHLNTTTIRLPYVSLVKTTFTGIDNEPSVMTIANSTPTTTSTTTTTTTASETTTIEKPSPKRKGAKRAKEAKPGRRAKLAKRGKGRGPRKQQRKVPHPATDDTEAAEEEHEEEEEEEDATPIVKVRRRKQIIAKREDDERLEEFNHDGGDDGEQHPVAPEHKPTKRKQQLKLKLFNHGNHHYTYDSTFSVTTTTTAEGSKEAQVEHISNGILEHDVGNANEGLKCHDSNVMSSETDEPAAQPDADEHPLVEEHLIEDEEHLLDTEDSEDDETVEGGKGSTKIEMLELMEVVENTGHEDEEDDQRGGDEDYNVGVMGEDTFLTGDEMEVEEQEEQDDLDELERSATRIMNNDHPYANSSEDLTHRHHQRYNHRQHDHHDHDHHGVTTDEEETEYVEVHELEAEVEEEEEEELDVMGEEGDVVAEEDHLHQLGEDDDEEDEESNEEEITQRTLLHASPLSNNSHTVTAASSLNSSAGKTSTGTATATATTTTSPNKYSPRKLRKPRGRWYRER